In Mus musculus strain C57BL/6J chromosome 9, GRCm38.p6 C57BL/6J, one genomic interval encodes:
- the Clec3b gene encoding tetranectin precursor: MGFWGTYLLFCLFSFLSQVIAESPTPKAKKAANAKKDLVSSKMFEELKNRMDVLAQEVALLKEKQALQTVCLKGTKVNLKCLLAFTQPKTFHEASEDCISQGGTLGTPQSELENEALFEYARHSVGNDANIWLGLNDMAAEGAWVDMTGGLLAYKNWETEITTQPDGGKAENCAALSGAANGKWFDKRCRDQLPYICQFAIV, from the exons atgGGATTTTGGGGCACCTACCTGctcttctgcctcttctccttcctgtccCAGGTCATTGCAGAGTCACCCACTCCCAAGGCCAAGAAGGCTGCAAATGCCAAGAAAG ATTTGGTGAGCTCAAAGATGTTCGAGGAACTCAAGAACAGGATGGATGTCCTGGCCCAGGAGGTGGCCCTGCTGAAGGAGAAGCAGGCCTTACAGACTG TGTGCCTGAAGGGCACCAAGGTGAACTTGAAGTGCCTCCTGGCCTTCACCCAACCGAAGACCTTCCATGAGGCGAGCGAGGACTGCATCTCGCAAGGGGGCACGCTGGGCACCCCGCAGTCAGAGCTAGAGAACGAGGCGCTGTTCGAGTACGCGCGCCACAGCGTGGGCAACGATGCGAACATCTGGCTGGGCCTCAACGACATGGCCGCGGAAGGCGCCTGGGTGGACATGACCGGCGGCCTCCTGGCCTACAAGAACTGGGAGACGGAGATCACGACGCAACCCGACGGCGGCAAAGCCGAGAACTGCGCCGCCCTGTCTGGCGCAGCCAACGGCAAGTGGTTCGACAAGCGATGCCGCGATCAGTTGCCCTACATCTGCCAGTTTGCCATTGTGTAG
- the Cdcp1 gene encoding CUB domain-containing protein 1 isoform X2, with the protein MSRQHITELIIRPGERKSFTFSCSNPEKHFVLKIEKNIDCMSGPCPFGEVHLQPSTSELPILNRTFIWDVRAHKSIGLELQFATPRLRQIGPGESCADGVTHSISGHIDATEVRIGTFCSNGTVSRIKMQEGVKMALHLPWFHRRNVSGFSIANRSSIKRLCIIESVFEGEGSATLMSANYPGGFPEDELMTWQFVVPAHLRASVSFLNFNVSNCERKEERVEYYIPGSTTNPEVFRLEDKQPGNMAGNFNLSLQGCDQDAQSPGILRLQFQVLVQRPQDESNKTYMVDLSRERTMSLTIEPRPVKHGRRFVPGCFVCLESRTCSTNVTLTAGSIHKISFLCDDLTRLWVNVEKTLSCLDHRYCYRQSFKLQVPDYILQLPVQLHDFSWKLLVPKDKLSLMLVPGQKLQQHTQERPCNTSFGYHVTSTTPGQDLYFGSFCSGGSIEKIQVKQNSSVTLRAYAPSFQQEVSKQGLIVSYTPYFKEEGIFTVTPDTKNKVYLRSPNWDRGLPALSSVSWNISVPSNQVACLTVLKERSGLACQSGRAFMIIQEQQSRAEEIFSLEEEVLPKPSFHHHSFWVNISNCSPMNGKQLDLLFWVTLTPRTVDLAVVIGAAGGGALLLFALVLIICFVKKKKKVDKGPAVGIYNGNVNTQMPQTQKFPKGRKDNDSHVYAVIEDTMVYGHLLQDSGGSFIQPEVDTYRPFQGPMGDCPPTPPPLFSRTPTAKFTAEELAPSSPPESESEPYTFSHPNKGEIGVRETDIPLLHTQGPVETEE; encoded by the exons ACTGCATGTCAGGCCCGTGTCCTTTTGGGGAGGTTCATCTTCAGCCATCCACATCAGAGCTACCCATCCTCAACAGAACCTTCATCTGGGATGTTAGAGCTCATAAGAGCATTGGCTTGGAGCTGCAGTTCGCAACCCCTCGACTGAGGCAGATTGGACCAGGCGAGAGCTGTGCAGACGGGGTGACTCACTCCATCAGTGGCCATATAGATGCCACTGAGGTCAGAATTGGGACCTTCTGCAGTAATGGCACCGTGTCCCGGATCAAGATGCAAGAGGGTGTGAAAATGGCCTTACACCTGCCCTGGTTCCACCGCAGGAACGTCTCAGGCTTCAGTATTGCAAATCGGTCATCTATCAAAC GCCTGTGCATCATCGAGTCAGTATTTGAGGGTGAAGGCTCAGCAACTCTGATGTCAGCCAACTACCCAGGAGGCTTCCCTGAAGATGAGCTTATGACCTGGCAGTTTGTTGTCCCCGCACACCTAAGGGCCAGTGTCTCCTTCCTCAACTTCAATGTCTCCAACTGTGAGAGGAAGGAGGAACGCGTTGAATACTATATCCCAGGCTCCACCACCAACCCAGAGGTGTTCAGGCTGGAGGACAAGCAGCCAGGAAACATGGCTGGGAACTTCAACCTCTCCCTGCAAGGCTGCGACCAGGATGCCCAGAGCCCAGGAATCCTTCGGCTTCAGTTCCAGGTCCTGGTCCAACGTCCACAGGATGAAAGCA ATAAAACCTACATGGTGGACCTGAGTCGTGAGCGAACCATGTCGCTCACCATAGAGCCACGGCCAGTAAAACATGGCCGCAGGTTTGTTCCTGGGTGCTTCGTGTGTCTAGAGTCTCGGACTTGTAGTACCAATGTCACCCTGACAGCTGGCTCCATACACAAGATTTCCTTCCTGTGCGATGACTTGACACGCCTGTGGGTGAATGTGGAGAAAACCCTAA GTTGCCTGGACCACCGCTACTGCTATAGGCAGTCCTTCAAACTGCAGGTGCCTGACTATatcctccagctgcctgtacAGCTGCATGACTTCTCCTGGAAGCTACTGGTGCCCAAGGACAAGCTCAGCCTTATGCTGGTGCCAGGCCAGAAGCTGCAGCAGCATACGCAAGAGAGGCCTTGTAACACCAGCTTCGGGTACCACGTGACCAGCACCACCCCTGGCCAGGACCTGTACTTTGGTTCCTTCTGCTCAGGAGGCTCCATCGAGAAGATCCAGGTGAAGCAAAATAGCTCGGTGACACTGAGAGCCTATGCTCCCAGCTTTCAACAAGAAGTCTCCAAGCAAGGCCTGATAGTGTCCTATACACCGTATTTCAAAG AGGAAGGCATCTTCACGGTGACCCCAGACACAAAAAACAAGGTCTACCTAAGATCACCCAACTGGGACCGTGGCCTGCCTGCCCTCTCCTCAGTGTCTTGGAACATCAGTGTGCCTAGCAACCAAGTGGCTTGTCTGACCGTCTTGAAAGAGCGTTCTGGCTTGGCCTGCCAGTCAGGGCGTGCATTCATGATCATCCAGGAGCAGCAGTCCCGGGCAGAGGAGATCTTCAGCTTGGAGGAGGAAGTCCTGCCTAAGCCAAGTTTCCACCATCACAGCTTCTGGGTTAACATCTCCAATTGCAGCCCCATGAATGGCAAGCAGCTAGATTTGCTCTTCTGGGTGACTCTTACCCCGAGGACTGTAG ATTTGGCTGTCGTCATTGGTGCAGCAGGAGGTGGAGCTCTGCTGCTGTTTGCCCTGGTACTCATCATCTGCTTCGTGAAAAAGAA GAAGAAGGTGGATAAGGGTCCTGCTGTGGGTATCTATAATGGCAATGTCAATACCCAGATGCCCCAGACCCAAAAGTTCCCGAAAGGGCGAAAAGACAATGACTCCCATGTGTATGCTGTCATCGAAGACACCATGGTGTATGGGCACTTGCTGCAGGACTCGGGTGGATCCTTCATCCAACCAGAGGTGGACACCTACCGGCCCTTCCAGGGCCCCATGGGAGActgccctcccaccccaccccctctatTCTCCAGGACCCCAACTGCAAAGTTCACTGCAGAGGAGCTGGCTCCTAGTAGCCCTCCTGAGTCTGAGAGTGAACCTTACACTTTCTCGCATCCCAACAAGGGGGAGATTGGTGTTAGGGAGACTGACATCCCCTTACTCCATACCCAAGGACCAGTGGAGACTGAAGAGTAA